From Microbacterium pseudoresistens, the proteins below share one genomic window:
- a CDS encoding isoprenyl transferase, producing the protein MSPKPYTHKDAVPYRPVDWTGLHPPAFPAVPQHIAVVMDGNGRWANRRGLSRIEGHKAGEEVLLDVVAGAIQAGVKHLSVYAFSTENWARSPEEVRFLMGYNRDVLHRRRDQLNEWGVRVRWAGRKPRLWGSVVRELQYAEELTRGNDVLTLTMCVNYGGRVELVDAMRRMAEDVKAGRLRPSAITEKRIRRHLYVPDMPDVDLFLRSSGEQRTSNFLLWQSAYAEMVFLDTLWPDFSRMELWRAIEIYLSRDRRFGGAVDAPDSAG; encoded by the coding sequence GTGAGCCCCAAGCCGTACACGCACAAAGACGCTGTGCCGTACCGTCCGGTCGACTGGACCGGTCTGCACCCGCCGGCGTTCCCCGCGGTGCCGCAGCACATCGCCGTCGTCATGGACGGCAACGGGCGATGGGCGAATCGGCGCGGTCTCAGCCGCATCGAGGGGCACAAGGCGGGCGAGGAAGTTCTGCTCGATGTCGTCGCCGGTGCGATTCAGGCCGGCGTCAAACACCTGTCGGTGTATGCGTTCTCGACGGAGAACTGGGCGCGCTCGCCCGAAGAGGTGCGCTTTCTCATGGGCTACAACCGCGACGTGCTGCACCGTCGTCGTGATCAACTCAACGAGTGGGGGGTGCGTGTGCGGTGGGCCGGCCGCAAGCCCCGGCTGTGGGGCTCGGTGGTCAGAGAGCTTCAGTACGCCGAGGAGCTCACTCGGGGCAACGACGTGCTGACCCTGACGATGTGCGTGAACTACGGCGGCCGGGTCGAGCTCGTCGACGCGATGCGCCGGATGGCCGAAGACGTCAAGGCGGGGCGGCTGCGGCCGTCGGCCATCACGGAGAAGCGCATCCGCAGGCACCTGTACGTGCCCGACATGCCCGACGTCGACCTGTTCCTGCGTTCTTCGGGCGAGCAGCGCACCTCGAACTTCCTGCTCTGGCAATCGGCGTACGCCGAGATGGTGTTCCTCGACACGCTCTGGCCCGACTTCTCGCGCATGGAGCTGTGGCGCGCGATCGAGATCTACCTGTCGCGCGATCGCCGCTTCGGCGGTGCGGTGGATGCGCCGGACTCCGCCGGCTGA
- the recO gene encoding DNA repair protein RecO, producing MPSYRDEAVILRTHKLGEADRILTMLSRGHGKIRAVAKGVRRTSSKFGARLEPFMVADVQLYQGRSLDIVQQAESLGSYGADIAVHYDRFTSASAMVETADRLSDAEATPEQYLLLVGGLRALSRGDHAPRSILDSYLLRVMALSGWAPSFTDCARCGRAGAHTTFVAQMGGLVCADCAPAGSAQVRAGTLDLLRALMAGEWTVIDGASAAETAAASGLIAAYAQWHLERGIRSLEHVEGSR from the coding sequence ATGCCGAGCTATCGAGACGAAGCGGTGATCCTGCGCACCCACAAGCTCGGCGAAGCGGACCGCATCCTCACGATGCTCTCGCGCGGACACGGCAAGATCCGGGCGGTGGCAAAGGGCGTCCGGCGCACCTCGTCGAAGTTCGGGGCGCGGCTCGAGCCGTTCATGGTGGCCGATGTGCAGCTGTATCAGGGCCGTTCGCTCGACATCGTGCAGCAGGCGGAGTCGCTCGGATCCTACGGCGCCGACATCGCCGTGCACTACGACCGCTTCACCTCGGCGAGCGCGATGGTCGAGACGGCCGACCGGCTGAGCGACGCCGAGGCGACGCCCGAGCAGTATCTGCTGCTCGTCGGAGGTTTGCGGGCGCTCTCGCGCGGTGATCATGCGCCGCGGAGCATCCTCGATTCGTACCTGCTGCGGGTCATGGCGCTTTCGGGATGGGCGCCGTCGTTCACGGACTGCGCGCGGTGCGGGCGCGCGGGCGCGCATACGACGTTCGTCGCGCAGATGGGCGGTCTCGTCTGCGCCGACTGCGCCCCCGCGGGCAGCGCTCAGGTGCGCGCCGGCACCCTCGACCTGCTGCGCGCCCTCATGGCGGGGGAGTGGACGGTGATCGACGGAGCCTCGGCGGCGGAGACGGCCGCGGCATCCGGTCTCATCGCCGCTTACGCGCAGTGGCATCTGGAGCGGGGGATCCGCTCCCTCGAACACGTGGAAGGATCCCGGTGA
- a CDS encoding AAA family ATPase, with protein MLSADDPLPFRPERVLIAGVTGSGKTTLARRVAAQWNLVHHEIDALHHGPNWTPRPSFLDDVRAFAATDRWVTEWQYTSKGTDDILTPRAQLAVWLDYPWRVVRGRLLRRTLGRSVLRTEMYNGNVEKPLWRLLATRDPYENILAWQTKMRSFWAERMPEKIERHPHLTIVRLRHPRETERWLRRL; from the coding sequence GTGCTCTCCGCCGACGATCCGCTGCCCTTCCGACCCGAGCGCGTGCTGATCGCGGGGGTCACCGGATCGGGCAAGACGACGCTCGCCCGGCGCGTCGCCGCGCAGTGGAATCTCGTGCATCACGAGATCGATGCCCTGCACCACGGTCCGAACTGGACCCCGCGGCCTTCGTTTCTGGACGACGTGCGTGCCTTCGCCGCCACCGATCGCTGGGTGACCGAATGGCAGTACACGAGCAAGGGCACCGACGACATCCTCACTCCGCGCGCCCAGCTCGCGGTCTGGCTCGACTATCCGTGGCGAGTGGTGCGCGGACGGCTGCTGCGTCGCACGCTCGGTCGCAGCGTGCTTCGCACGGAGATGTACAACGGCAACGTCGAAAAGCCTCTCTGGCGCCTCCTCGCGACGCGCGACCCGTACGAGAACATCCTGGCCTGGCAGACGAAGATGCGGTCCTTCTGGGCGGAGCGGATGCCCGAGAAGATCGAGCGGCACCCGCACCTCACGATCGTGCGCCTCCGCCACCCCCGCGAGACGGAGCGCTGGCTGCGGCGCCTCTGA
- the dusB gene encoding tRNA dihydrouridine synthase DusB, translating to MTLAPALARPLRIGPLRIDAPVVLAPMAGITNTAFRRLCREYGAGLYVSEMITSRALVERNDITMRLIRHHESETPRSIQLYGVDPATIAEAVRIIVAEDRADHVDLNFGCPVPKVTRKGGGAALPWKTSLFADIVGRAVKAAGDVPLTVKMRKGIDRDHLTFLDAGRAAEDAGAAAVALHARTAGQYYSGTADWSAIGELKQAVTSIPVLGNGDIWSADDAVRMMAETGCDGVVVGRGCLGRPWLFGELAGAFGAAHTEPVDATLGFVSAAFRRHAELLVEFFEDEDRGCKDIRKHVAWYFKGYPVGGDLRAALARASTLQEIDDLLATLGDAPYPGAPAEGQRGRAGTPKRTALPEGWLDSREVASETSDMMRGAEIENSGG from the coding sequence ATGACACTCGCCCCCGCCCTCGCACGCCCCCTGCGCATCGGTCCGCTGAGGATCGACGCGCCCGTCGTGCTCGCGCCCATGGCGGGGATCACGAACACGGCCTTCCGTCGACTGTGCCGCGAGTACGGCGCGGGTCTCTATGTGAGCGAGATGATCACCTCTCGCGCGCTCGTGGAGCGCAACGACATCACGATGCGCCTCATCCGGCATCACGAGAGCGAGACGCCCCGCTCGATCCAGCTCTACGGCGTGGACCCGGCGACGATCGCCGAGGCCGTGCGCATCATCGTCGCCGAGGATCGCGCCGATCATGTCGACCTGAACTTCGGCTGCCCCGTGCCCAAGGTGACACGAAAGGGCGGCGGCGCCGCCCTGCCGTGGAAGACGAGCCTGTTCGCCGACATCGTCGGACGCGCCGTGAAGGCGGCGGGCGACGTGCCGCTCACTGTCAAGATGCGCAAGGGCATCGACCGCGACCACCTCACCTTCCTCGACGCGGGTCGTGCGGCGGAGGATGCGGGTGCCGCGGCCGTGGCGCTGCACGCCCGCACGGCGGGGCAATACTACTCGGGCACCGCCGACTGGAGCGCCATCGGCGAGCTGAAGCAGGCGGTCACCTCGATCCCCGTGCTCGGCAACGGCGATATCTGGTCGGCCGACGACGCCGTGCGCATGATGGCAGAGACCGGCTGCGACGGCGTCGTCGTGGGACGAGGGTGCCTGGGTCGCCCGTGGCTGTTCGGCGAGCTCGCCGGCGCTTTCGGCGCCGCGCACACCGAGCCTGTGGATGCGACCCTCGGCTTCGTCTCCGCCGCGTTCCGGCGGCACGCCGAGCTGCTCGTGGAGTTCTTCGAAGACGAAGACCGTGGATGCAAGGACATCCGCAAGCACGTGGCCTGGTACTTCAAGGGATATCCGGTGGGCGGCGACCTGCGCGCGGCGCTGGCGCGCGCGTCGACGCTGCAGGAGATCGACGACCTGCTGGCGACCCTCGGCGACGCACCGTATCCGGGCGCCCCGGCCGAAGGCCAGCGCGGCCGGGCGGGAACGCCCAAGCGCACCGCCCTGCCGGAGGGATGGCTCGACTCGCGCGAGGTGGCATCCGAGACGAGCGACATGATGCGCGGCGCGGAGATCGAGAACAGTGGAGGCTGA
- a CDS encoding DsbA family protein — MSEPISIDIWSDIACPWCYIGKRNLEAGLAATASDDDAPQVEITFHSFELSPDTPVDFDGDEVDFLAGHKGMPRDQVAKMLANVTGVAKNAGLEYRFDLLKHTNTVKAHELLHIAKAHGLQHEMEERLMSAYFTEGKHVGRIDDLVELAVEVGLDAEATRTALTEETYLPAVRQDQAQAQAYGIQGVPFFVIDGMYGISGAQPADAFAGVLRDVWAQRGQESADEAVESDQESAAV; from the coding sequence GTGAGCGAACCCATCTCCATCGACATCTGGTCCGACATCGCCTGCCCGTGGTGCTACATCGGCAAGCGCAACCTCGAGGCGGGTCTGGCGGCCACGGCGTCCGACGACGACGCGCCGCAGGTCGAGATCACCTTCCACTCGTTCGAGCTCTCACCCGACACCCCCGTCGACTTCGACGGTGACGAGGTCGACTTCCTCGCCGGGCACAAGGGCATGCCGCGCGACCAGGTCGCCAAGATGCTCGCGAACGTCACGGGCGTGGCCAAGAACGCCGGGCTCGAGTACCGTTTCGACCTGCTCAAGCACACCAACACGGTCAAGGCGCACGAGCTGCTGCACATCGCGAAGGCCCACGGTCTGCAGCACGAGATGGAGGAGCGCCTCATGTCGGCGTACTTCACCGAGGGCAAGCATGTCGGGCGCATCGACGATCTCGTCGAGCTCGCCGTCGAGGTGGGGCTGGACGCCGAGGCCACGCGCACCGCATTGACCGAGGAGACGTACCTGCCTGCCGTGCGACAGGATCAGGCGCAGGCGCAGGCCTACGGCATCCAGGGCGTGCCGTTCTTCGTGATCGACGGCATGTACGGCATCAGCGGCGCGCAGCCGGCGGATGCGTTCGCCGGCGTGCTGCGCGACGTGTGGGCCCAGCGTGGCCAGGAATCAGCCGATGAGGCTGTCGAGTCCGATCAGGAGTCCGCGGCGGTCTGA
- a CDS encoding deoxyguanosinetriphosphate triphosphohydrolase: MEAESRPPRADGYDAHASARFFAETHRSERDDFARDRARVLHSAALRRLAAKTQVLSPASTADFARNRLTHSLEVAQVGRELAIELGVSGDVVDTACLSHDLGHPPFGHNGERALNDWAEPIGGFEGNAQSLRILTRLEAKVLDADEHSVGLNLTRASLDATCKYPWTVDNPLPDPGGRLKFGVYPEDEAVFAWMREGAPGRLRCIEAEIMDLSDDIAYSVHDFEDAIVNGYLDVQRLADPAEHEALLGRIQQWVGYDYTRDDLADALYRLTCQPMWLTSFDRSRRDLARLKNLTSDLIGRFARAAVGATREAYPGPSLARFSGHVVVPSVIDAEIAVLKGVMGQAIVTIDARRGVYREQRRVLTRLADALWSTDALWTAGADVLEPAFAADFGAADSDAERARVVVDQIASLTDQTAVDWHNRLVGDIDPAEVGIWTPRQSTPRAAVAKRAAAEVR, encoded by the coding sequence GTGGAGGCTGAGTCGCGGCCGCCCCGGGCCGACGGCTATGACGCCCACGCCTCCGCCCGCTTCTTCGCCGAGACCCATCGCTCTGAGCGCGACGACTTCGCCCGTGACCGCGCCCGCGTGCTGCACTCCGCCGCGCTGCGCCGTCTCGCGGCCAAGACCCAGGTGCTGAGCCCTGCGAGCACCGCCGATTTCGCCCGCAACCGGCTCACCCATTCGCTGGAGGTGGCGCAGGTGGGTCGCGAGCTGGCCATCGAGCTCGGGGTGTCCGGCGACGTCGTCGACACGGCCTGTCTCAGCCATGACCTCGGGCATCCGCCCTTCGGGCACAATGGCGAGCGGGCGCTCAACGACTGGGCTGAGCCCATCGGCGGCTTCGAGGGCAACGCGCAGTCGCTGCGCATCCTCACGCGGCTCGAGGCGAAGGTTCTCGACGCGGACGAGCACTCGGTGGGCCTCAACCTCACGAGGGCGAGCCTGGATGCGACGTGCAAGTACCCGTGGACCGTGGACAATCCGCTGCCCGATCCTGGTGGACGGCTCAAGTTCGGCGTCTATCCGGAGGATGAGGCCGTGTTCGCGTGGATGCGCGAGGGCGCGCCGGGCCGGCTGCGCTGCATCGAGGCCGAGATCATGGATCTCTCCGACGACATCGCGTACTCGGTGCACGACTTCGAAGACGCGATCGTGAACGGCTATCTGGACGTGCAGCGGCTGGCCGATCCGGCTGAGCACGAGGCGCTGCTGGGGCGGATACAGCAGTGGGTGGGTTACGACTACACGCGCGACGACCTCGCCGATGCGCTGTACCGGCTCACCTGCCAGCCGATGTGGCTGACGAGTTTCGACCGCTCGCGTCGCGATCTGGCCCGGTTGAAGAACCTCACGAGCGACCTCATCGGCCGGTTCGCGCGCGCCGCCGTCGGCGCCACGCGCGAGGCGTATCCGGGCCCGTCGCTGGCGCGTTTCTCCGGTCATGTCGTCGTTCCGTCGGTCATCGACGCCGAGATCGCGGTGCTCAAGGGTGTGATGGGGCAGGCGATCGTCACGATCGATGCACGCCGCGGTGTGTACAGAGAACAGCGCCGGGTGCTCACCCGGCTCGCCGATGCGCTGTGGTCGACCGATGCACTGTGGACGGCGGGTGCGGACGTTCTCGAACCCGCCTTCGCCGCCGACTTCGGAGCCGCGGACTCGGACGCCGAGCGGGCGCGTGTGGTCGTGGATCAGATCGCGAGTCTCACGGATCAGACCGCGGTCGACTGGCACAATCGCCTCGTCGGTGACATCGACCCCGCCGAGGTCGGCATCTGGACGCCGCGCCAGTCCACGCCGCGGGCAGCGGTCGCCAAGCGCGCCGCGGCTGAGGTGCGCTGA
- a CDS encoding glutathione peroxidase has translation MTETTAVDLRAIPFLDATGEERTLNDYDASAVLVVNVASRCGLTPQYGGLEELQRTYADRGLQVIGFPCNQFMGQEPGTMDEILEFCSTTYGVTFPVLDKVKVNGKKAAALYKALKQTPDAHGQAGRVEWNFEKFLIGPDGSVQRFRPRQSPDSPEIVSAIEAALADQTAADS, from the coding sequence ATGACAGAGACCACTGCCGTCGACCTGCGTGCCATTCCCTTCCTCGATGCCACGGGCGAGGAGCGCACGCTGAACGACTACGACGCGTCGGCCGTGCTCGTCGTCAACGTCGCCTCGCGCTGCGGACTGACTCCGCAGTACGGCGGACTCGAAGAGCTGCAGCGCACCTACGCGGATCGCGGACTGCAGGTGATCGGCTTTCCCTGCAACCAGTTCATGGGCCAGGAGCCGGGCACGATGGATGAGATCCTCGAGTTCTGCTCGACCACGTACGGCGTGACGTTCCCCGTGCTCGACAAGGTCAAGGTCAACGGCAAGAAGGCCGCCGCTCTCTATAAGGCGCTGAAGCAGACGCCCGACGCGCACGGCCAGGCGGGACGGGTGGAATGGAATTTCGAGAAGTTCCTCATCGGCCCCGACGGCTCCGTCCAGCGCTTCCGCCCGCGCCAGAGCCCCGACTCCCCCGAGATCGTCTCGGCGATCGAGGCGGCGCTGGCGGATCAGACCGCCGCGGACTCCTGA